In Constrictibacter sp. MBR-5, a single genomic region encodes these proteins:
- a CDS encoding acyl-CoA dehydrogenase family protein produces the protein MSYSFKFDPITLPPEAQALRAEVRQFLREEIDRGTFTSGAERKSSYSPEFSRRVGARGWIGMTWPKAHGGGGRSHLERYVMIEEMLAHRAPVSGHWVADRQSGPVILKYGTEEAKRKVIPKILSGEAYFCIGLSEPNSGSDVFAASTRATKTDGGWLINGRKIWTSGAHNANWMIGLFRTSPSTSENRRHGLSQFLVDMTTPGIKVQPIRNITGHADFNEVVFDDVFVPDSHLIGEKDMAWKQATDELAYERSGPDRILETLPVLTELVRAVGAAPSDRVAEGIGREIAHLKTLRRMSVSVAGMLQAGQAPSVEAAVVKDLGTNWEQALPRKARLLLAPSDAATSANASGYAETMAFNTLIAPKLTIQGGTREVLRGIIARGLGLR, from the coding sequence ATGTCCTACAGCTTCAAGTTCGACCCGATCACCCTGCCGCCCGAAGCGCAGGCGCTGCGCGCCGAGGTACGCCAGTTCCTGCGCGAGGAGATCGACCGCGGCACCTTCACGTCCGGTGCCGAACGCAAATCGTCCTATTCGCCGGAATTCAGCCGCCGGGTCGGTGCGCGCGGCTGGATCGGCATGACATGGCCGAAGGCGCATGGCGGCGGCGGGCGCAGCCACCTCGAGCGCTATGTGATGATCGAGGAGATGCTGGCGCACCGTGCGCCGGTCAGCGGCCATTGGGTCGCCGACCGGCAGAGCGGCCCCGTCATCCTGAAATACGGGACGGAGGAGGCCAAGCGGAAGGTCATCCCGAAGATCCTGAGCGGCGAGGCGTATTTCTGCATCGGCCTGTCGGAGCCAAACTCCGGCTCGGACGTCTTCGCCGCGTCGACCAGGGCGACGAAGACGGACGGCGGCTGGCTGATCAACGGCCGCAAGATCTGGACGTCCGGCGCGCACAACGCGAACTGGATGATCGGCCTCTTCCGCACGTCGCCGTCGACGAGCGAGAATCGGCGGCACGGGCTTTCCCAGTTCCTCGTCGACATGACGACGCCGGGGATCAAGGTCCAGCCGATCCGCAACATCACCGGCCATGCCGATTTCAACGAGGTCGTCTTCGACGACGTCTTCGTGCCCGACAGCCATCTGATCGGCGAGAAGGACATGGCGTGGAAGCAGGCCACCGACGAACTCGCCTACGAGCGGAGCGGGCCGGACCGCATCCTGGAGACCCTGCCGGTGTTGACCGAACTGGTCCGCGCGGTCGGCGCGGCGCCGTCCGACCGCGTTGCCGAAGGCATCGGGCGCGAGATCGCGCACCTGAAGACGCTGCGGCGCATGTCCGTCTCGGTCGCCGGGATGCTTCAGGCGGGGCAGGCGCCGTCGGTCGAGGCGGCGGTGGTCAAGGACCTGGGGACGAACTGGGAGCAGGCGCTTCCCCGCAAGGCACGGCTTCTGCTGGCGCCGAGCGACGCCGCGACCTCGGCGAATGCCAGCGGCTACGCCGAGACGATGGCGTTCAACACGCTGATCGCGCCGAAGCTGACGATCCAGGGCGGCACGCGGGAGGTCCTGCGCGGCATCATCGCCCGGGGGTTGGGGCTACGCTGA